The following coding sequences lie in one Cotesia glomerata isolate CgM1 linkage group LG5, MPM_Cglom_v2.3, whole genome shotgun sequence genomic window:
- the LOC123264602 gene encoding cyclin-dependent kinase 12 isoform X1, with the protein MPSSRDIERADRNGRLKSRRRDSVGSDITRHYDTSEKRHRRHGKSGRSSGKKKKKRSRDKSLDSDIPKVASSIIKPLVEYSDVSSEDLSEPEAGEIQSEESRGNSYTSDLGLLRPRYYGSPKRPVVPQPPGDLRPSPISMSPSPPMRQRHFSPVEEPQVPSPEYTEERRYRRKEKKHRREKKKKISLSPSSSSSKKRKRKSKRASRSLSPEIVQEFVPESPKMVEKWPESPPMPLKDSTSPISPATPQQRSPSDMDLESPQHVTPPTLRRSESPHTPLLPPRPSSPDLKMSKHSPEPRNSPPHRVPRTDSPLTRRRHSPSSPPGRREHSPRRREFSPSPMHRVRHSPSPRRREREFRASMSPSSKRRKREDMMRQHRHHDRERKDKRKSRVMNRGVPDMSRSRSRSPRWRKPSRSRSRERRRSRTPKRSPPGKLPRSARKRSKSPRRIPSPHRTRMRSPTSLKAINLRSQAKINETTLFAEMVKDRNIKELAYKKYQAAKEKEVNSQDDVQIIEGSDEKDSSSCSTDKSNGRVDKSVEIVDIPVPVPDTSEGLTPPLPGQGSNSPFPPNGASVCQKTPPPPPEEIPGTVPVPGTVPGTIHVPGTVPETAVSETTNVPGIVPGTVPVPSTVPAVPTPNLIPVQATVPVVTGNSVPVAVASPLNAISKFNTPNNLVPIKSIDPPKAPFVQFKTGKLSKLPLPPGINQNDLESIDSPPSRSPSPQRKGGTAGTGGTGGTPGTGAMIKNIKKGITELPMPPVAQGEDYSGEEDPNATPPRNKLERLAPKPKLKRPKILKKRNLRNCHAPMSASGGKDWGERCVDVFEVMNQIGEGTYGQVYKARDTRANVFVALKKVRLENEKEGFPITAVREIKILRQLNHKNIVNLREIVTDKQDAKDFRKDKGSFYLVFEYMDHDLMGLLESKLVDFNEMNNASIMKQLLDGLNYCHAKNFLHRDIKCSNILMNNRGEVKLADFGLARLYNAEDRQRPYTNKVITLWYRPPELLLGEERYGPAIDVWSCGCILGELFWKKPLFQANIEMMQLDLIARVCGTPTPAVWPSVIKLPLWHTLKAKKTYRRRLREDFTFLPPAALDLLDKMLELDPEKRITAADALKSAWLRNIEPERMPPPDLPTFQDCHELWSKRQRRKVREQLENANAGSGLKRLKEGYHVQNLPEGFENSFGASPSYCYSPKGPRPIKENFNSEISEDTLAKKLNSLAGALGQGKPIRVDDLMSLRVDNESDPKAVQLVSELHSEIRQAANARPTGQLEAHLPLLNPPAEINAQKNNFDAHAVYAGDDAVSLGRWSQIATAGIKTALSALMSRYGLDSCKSPQGNTNKSSQVFPPPSSSTQSAFGS; encoded by the exons ATGCCTAGCAGTCGCGACATAGAACGCGCGGATCGTAATGGCAGACTTAAATCCCGTCGTCGTGACAGTGTTGGCAGCGACATAACCCGTCATTACGACACCTCGGAAAAGCGGCACCGTCGCCATGGCAAAAGCGGCCGTAGTTCCGgcaagaagaagaaaaagcgTTCCCGAGACAAGTCTCTAGACTCGGACATCCCCAAAGTAGCATCCTCGATCATAAAACCTCTTGTGGAGTACTCTGACGTGAGCAGCGAGGACTTGTCCGAGCCCGAGGCCGGAGAAATTCAATCCGAAGAGAGCAGAGGCAACAGCTACACAAGCGACCTGGGGCTGCTCCGACCGCGGTACTATGGTAGCCCGAAGCGTCCAGTGGTTCCTCAGCCTCCCGGAGATCTTCGTCCCTCACCAATCAGCATGTCTCCTTCTCCTCCGATGCGTCAGAGACACTTTTCCCCTGTAGAAGAGCCCCAGGTTCCCAGTCCGGAGTATACCGAGGAACGTCGGTACCGTCGCAAGGAAAAAAAGCATCGCCGggagaaaaagaagaagattAGTCTTAGTCCGAGTTCCAGTTCCTCGAAGAAGCGGAAGCGGAAGTCAAAGCGCGCCTCCAGGAGTCTGAGTCCGGAAATTGTCCAGGAGTTCGTTCCGGAGAGCCCGAAGATGGTCGAGAAGTGGCCGGAGTCGCCGCCGATGCCTTTGAAGGACAGCACGAGTCCGATTTCTCCGGCGACGCCTCAGCAGCGTTCCCCCAGTGACATGGACCTGGAGTCGCCCCAGCACGTCACTCCGCCCACCCTCCGACGCTCGGAGTCTCCTCACACTCCTCTACTGCCTCCCAGACCCTCTTCCCCGGACTTGAAGATGTCCAAGCACAGTCCGGAACCGAGGAACAGTCCTCCACATCGAGTTCCTAGAACCGACAGTCCGCTCACCAGGAGGCGGCACAGTCCCAGTAGTCCTCCAGGACGTCGGGAACACAGCCCCCGAAGAAGAGAGTTCAGCCCGAGCCCGATGCACCGGGTGAGACACTCACCTAGTCCTCGGCGCCGGGAACGGGAGTTCCGTGCCTCCATGTCTCCCTCCAGTAAAAGAAGAAAGCGGGAAGATATGATGAGGCAACACAGACACCATGATAGAGAAAGAAAAGACAAGAGAAAGTCCAGGGTAATGAATCGCGGAGTTCCAGATATGTCGCGCTCCAGGAGTCGGAGCCCTAGATGGAGGAAACCCTCCAGGTCTAGGTCCAGGGAGAGGAGGCGAAGTCGCACGCCTAAAAGATCTCCTCCTGGAAAATTACCCAGGTCCGCGAGGAAGAGGTCCAAGAGCCCCAGGAGGATCCCTTCGCCTCATCGTACTAGAATGAGGAGCCCGACTAGTCTCAAGGCGATAAACTTGAGGAGCCAGGCGAAGATTAATGAGACTACGCTGTTTGCGGAAATGGTCAAGGACAGGAACATCAAGGAACTGGCTTATAAAAAGTACCAGGCTGCTAAGGAAAAGGAGGTTAATAGTCAGGATGATGTTCAGATTATTGAAGGGTCTGATGAGAAGGACTCCAGTTCCTGTTCCACTGACAAGTCCAATGGCCGCGTTGATAAGTCCGTGGAAATTGTAGACATTCCTGTTCCAGTTCCTGATACTTCGGAGGGGCTTACGCCTCCTCTTCCAGGACAGGGTTCTAATTCACCTTTTCCGCCAAACGGGGCTAGTGTTTGTCAGAAAACACCGCCACCGCCTCCTGAGGAGATTCCTGGAACCGTTCCTGTTCCGGGAACTGTTCCTGGAACCATTCACGTTCCAGGAACTGTTCCTGAAACTGCTGTTTCTGAAACCACAAATGTTCCAGGGATTGTTCCTGGAACGGTTCCGGTTCCAAGTACTGTTCCAGCGGTTCCAACACCAAATTTGATTCCTGTTCAAGCCACAGTACCTGTTGTTACTGGAAATTCTGTTCCAGTGGCAGTCGCGTCACCTTTGAACGCGATTTCAAAGTTCAACACTCCGAACAATCTTGTTCCAATTAAATCTATAGATCCTCCAAAGGCGCCATTTGTTCAATTTAAAACAGGGAAGCTGTCTAAGCTGCCGCTACCTCCTGGAATTAATCAGAATGATCTGGAGAGCATCGACTCGCCTCCTAGCAGGTCGCCGAGTCCTCAAAGGAAAGGTGGAACCGCAGGAACAGGAGGAACTGGAGGAACCCCAGGAACTGGAGCGATGattaagaatattaaaaaaggaaTTACGGAACTACCAATGCCGCCAGTGGCTCAGGGAGAAGACTACAGTGGAGAGGAGGATCCTAATGCTACGCCTCCAAGAAACAAGCTGGAACGGCTGGCACCAAAGCCTAAGCTCAAGCGCCCGAAGATTTTGAAGAAGAGGAACCTCCGGAACTGCCACGCGCCAATGTCCGCCTCTGGGGGGAAAGATTGGGGCGAGAGGTGTGTGGATGTCTTTGAGGTCATGAACCAAATTGGAGAAGGAACTTATGGACAAGTTTACAAGGCTAGGGACACTAGGGCCAATGTTTTTGTTGCTCTGAAGAAGGTCAGGCTGGAGAATGAAAAGGAAGGGTTTCCGATTACGGCTGTTAGGGAGATTAAAATTCTCAGGCAGCTTAATCATAAGAATATTGTCAACCTCAGGGAAATTGTTACTGATAAGCAGGATGCTAAGGACTTCAGGAAGGACAAAGGATCCTTTTATTTGGTCTTTGAGTACATGGATCATGATCTTATGGGACTGTTGGAGTCAAAGTTGGTTGACTTTAATGAAATGAACAATGCTAGTATTATGAAGCAGCTACTTGATGGGTTGAATTATTGTCATGCCAAAAATTTTCTGCATCGGGATATCAAGTGTTCTAATATTCTTATGAATAATag AGGAGAAGTAAAACTCGCAGACTTTGGTTTAGCGCGACTCTACAACGCAGAGGACCGCCAGCGACCATATACAAACAAAGTAATAACTCTGTGGTACCGTCCTCCGGAGCTGTTACTCGGAGAAGAGCGTTACGGTCCCGCGATAGATGTCTGGAGTTGTGGGTGTATCCTCGGAGAATTATTTTGGAAGAAACCATTGTTTcag gcAAACATAGAAATGATGCAACTAGACTTGATTGCCCGAGTCTGTGGAACGCCAACACCGGCCGTGTGGCCGTCTGTGATAAAACTGCCACTTTGGCACACACTAAAAGCAAAAAAGACCTACCGAAGACGCTTGAGAGaagattttacatttttaccTCCAGCAGCTCTGGATTTATTGGACAAAATGCTGGAACTTGATCCAGAAAAACGCATCACTGCTGCCGATGCACTTAAAAGTGCTTGGTTGAGAAATATTGAACCCGaacg tatGCCTCCTCCCGACCTGCCTACCTTCCAAGACTGTCACGAGTTATGGAGCAAAAGACAACGTCGGAAGGTTCGGGAACAACTTGAGAACGCTAACGCGGGTTCGGG ATTAAAAAGACTTAAAGAAGGATACCATGTCCAAAATTTGCCCGAGGGCTTCGAGAATTCTTTTGGGGCCTCTCCGAGCTACTGCTACAGCCCCAAGGGCCCAAGGCCCATTAAGGAGAATTTTAACTCGGAGATTAGTGAAGACACTTTGGCAAAGAAGCTTAATTCACTCGCGGGTGCGCTGGGACAGGGGAAACCTATTAGAGTTGATGATTTGATGTCTCTAAGGGTTGATAATGAG AGCGATCCTAAAGCTGTACAGCTGGTCTCGGAATTACACAGCGAAATTAGGCAAGCTGCTAATGCTAGACCTACTGGGCAATTGGAAGCGCATTTGCCGCTTTTAAATCCTCCagcag AAATAaatgctcaaaaaaataattttgatgcaCACGCAGTATACGCAGGAGACGACGCAGTCAGCTTAGGAAGATGGTCTCAAATCGCAACCGCGGGAATCAAGACCGCGCTCTCAGCTCTAATGTCCCGCTACGGTCTTGACAGCTGCAAGTCGCCCCAGGGTAATACTAATAAATCTAGCCAAGTTTTCCCGCCGCCTTCTTCGTCGACTCAGTCAGCATTCGgttcttaa
- the LOC123264602 gene encoding cyclin-dependent kinase 12 isoform X2 produces MPSSRDIERADRNGRLKSRRRDSVGSDITRHYDTSEKRHRRHGKSGRSSGKKKKKRSRDKSLDSDIPKVASSIIKPLVEYSDVSSEDLSEPEAGEIQSEESRGNSYTSDLGLLRPRYYGSPKRPVVPQPPGDLRPSPISMSPSPPMRQRHFSPVEEPQVPSPEYTEERRYRRKEKKHRREKKKKISLSPSSSSSKKRKRKSKRASRSLSPEIVQEFVPESPKMVEKWPESPPMPLKDSTSPISPATPQQRSPSDMDLESPQHVTPPTLRRSESPHTPLLPPRPSSPDLKMSKHSPEPRNSPPHRVPRTDSPLTRRRHSPSSPPGRREHSPRRREFSPSPMHRVRHSPSPRRREREFRASMSPSSKRRKREDMMRQHRHHDRERKDKRKSRVMNRGVPDMSRSRSRSPRWRKPSRSRSRERRRSRTPKRSPPGKLPRSARKRSKSPRRIPSPHRTRMRSPTSLKAINLRSQAKINETTLFAEMVKDRNIKELAYKKYQAAKEKEVNSQDDVQIIEGSDEKDSSSCSTDKSNGRVDKSVEIVDIPVPVPDTSEGLTPPLPGQGSNSPFPPNGASVCQKTPPPPPEEIPGTVPVPGTVPGTIHVPGTVPETAVSETTNVPGIVPGTVPVPSTVPAVPTPNLIPVQATVPVVTGNSVPVAVASPLNAISKFNTPNNLVPIKSIDPPKAPFVQFKTGKLSKLPLPPGINQNDLESIDSPPSRSPSPQRKGGTAGTGGTGGTPGTGAMIKNIKKGITELPMPPVAQGEDYSGEEDPNATPPRNKLERLAPKPKLKRPKILKKRNLRNCHAPMSASGGKDWGERCVDVFEVMNQIGEGTYGQVYKARDTRANVFVALKKVRLENEKEGFPITAVREIKILRQLNHKNIVNLREIVTDKQDAKDFRKDKGSFYLVFEYMDHDLMGLLESKLVDFNEMNNASIMKQLLDGLNYCHAKNFLHRDIKCSNILMNNRGEVKLADFGLARLYNAEDRQRPYTNKVITLWYRPPELLLGEERYGPAIDVWSCGCILGELFWKKPLFQANIEMMQLDLIARVCGTPTPAVWPSVIKLPLWHTLKAKKTYRRRLREDFTFLPPAALDLLDKMLELDPEKRITAADALKSAWLRNIEPERMPPPDLPTFQDCHELWSKRQRRKVREQLENANAGSGLKRLKEGYHVQNLPEGFENSFGASPSYCYSPKGPRPIKENFNSEISEDTLAKKLNSLAGALGQGKPIRVDDLMSLRVDNESDPKAVQLVSELHSEIRQAANARPTGQLEAHLPLLNPPAVYAGDDAVSLGRWSQIATAGIKTALSALMSRYGLDSCKSPQGNTNKSSQVFPPPSSSTQSAFGS; encoded by the exons ATGCCTAGCAGTCGCGACATAGAACGCGCGGATCGTAATGGCAGACTTAAATCCCGTCGTCGTGACAGTGTTGGCAGCGACATAACCCGTCATTACGACACCTCGGAAAAGCGGCACCGTCGCCATGGCAAAAGCGGCCGTAGTTCCGgcaagaagaagaaaaagcgTTCCCGAGACAAGTCTCTAGACTCGGACATCCCCAAAGTAGCATCCTCGATCATAAAACCTCTTGTGGAGTACTCTGACGTGAGCAGCGAGGACTTGTCCGAGCCCGAGGCCGGAGAAATTCAATCCGAAGAGAGCAGAGGCAACAGCTACACAAGCGACCTGGGGCTGCTCCGACCGCGGTACTATGGTAGCCCGAAGCGTCCAGTGGTTCCTCAGCCTCCCGGAGATCTTCGTCCCTCACCAATCAGCATGTCTCCTTCTCCTCCGATGCGTCAGAGACACTTTTCCCCTGTAGAAGAGCCCCAGGTTCCCAGTCCGGAGTATACCGAGGAACGTCGGTACCGTCGCAAGGAAAAAAAGCATCGCCGggagaaaaagaagaagattAGTCTTAGTCCGAGTTCCAGTTCCTCGAAGAAGCGGAAGCGGAAGTCAAAGCGCGCCTCCAGGAGTCTGAGTCCGGAAATTGTCCAGGAGTTCGTTCCGGAGAGCCCGAAGATGGTCGAGAAGTGGCCGGAGTCGCCGCCGATGCCTTTGAAGGACAGCACGAGTCCGATTTCTCCGGCGACGCCTCAGCAGCGTTCCCCCAGTGACATGGACCTGGAGTCGCCCCAGCACGTCACTCCGCCCACCCTCCGACGCTCGGAGTCTCCTCACACTCCTCTACTGCCTCCCAGACCCTCTTCCCCGGACTTGAAGATGTCCAAGCACAGTCCGGAACCGAGGAACAGTCCTCCACATCGAGTTCCTAGAACCGACAGTCCGCTCACCAGGAGGCGGCACAGTCCCAGTAGTCCTCCAGGACGTCGGGAACACAGCCCCCGAAGAAGAGAGTTCAGCCCGAGCCCGATGCACCGGGTGAGACACTCACCTAGTCCTCGGCGCCGGGAACGGGAGTTCCGTGCCTCCATGTCTCCCTCCAGTAAAAGAAGAAAGCGGGAAGATATGATGAGGCAACACAGACACCATGATAGAGAAAGAAAAGACAAGAGAAAGTCCAGGGTAATGAATCGCGGAGTTCCAGATATGTCGCGCTCCAGGAGTCGGAGCCCTAGATGGAGGAAACCCTCCAGGTCTAGGTCCAGGGAGAGGAGGCGAAGTCGCACGCCTAAAAGATCTCCTCCTGGAAAATTACCCAGGTCCGCGAGGAAGAGGTCCAAGAGCCCCAGGAGGATCCCTTCGCCTCATCGTACTAGAATGAGGAGCCCGACTAGTCTCAAGGCGATAAACTTGAGGAGCCAGGCGAAGATTAATGAGACTACGCTGTTTGCGGAAATGGTCAAGGACAGGAACATCAAGGAACTGGCTTATAAAAAGTACCAGGCTGCTAAGGAAAAGGAGGTTAATAGTCAGGATGATGTTCAGATTATTGAAGGGTCTGATGAGAAGGACTCCAGTTCCTGTTCCACTGACAAGTCCAATGGCCGCGTTGATAAGTCCGTGGAAATTGTAGACATTCCTGTTCCAGTTCCTGATACTTCGGAGGGGCTTACGCCTCCTCTTCCAGGACAGGGTTCTAATTCACCTTTTCCGCCAAACGGGGCTAGTGTTTGTCAGAAAACACCGCCACCGCCTCCTGAGGAGATTCCTGGAACCGTTCCTGTTCCGGGAACTGTTCCTGGAACCATTCACGTTCCAGGAACTGTTCCTGAAACTGCTGTTTCTGAAACCACAAATGTTCCAGGGATTGTTCCTGGAACGGTTCCGGTTCCAAGTACTGTTCCAGCGGTTCCAACACCAAATTTGATTCCTGTTCAAGCCACAGTACCTGTTGTTACTGGAAATTCTGTTCCAGTGGCAGTCGCGTCACCTTTGAACGCGATTTCAAAGTTCAACACTCCGAACAATCTTGTTCCAATTAAATCTATAGATCCTCCAAAGGCGCCATTTGTTCAATTTAAAACAGGGAAGCTGTCTAAGCTGCCGCTACCTCCTGGAATTAATCAGAATGATCTGGAGAGCATCGACTCGCCTCCTAGCAGGTCGCCGAGTCCTCAAAGGAAAGGTGGAACCGCAGGAACAGGAGGAACTGGAGGAACCCCAGGAACTGGAGCGATGattaagaatattaaaaaaggaaTTACGGAACTACCAATGCCGCCAGTGGCTCAGGGAGAAGACTACAGTGGAGAGGAGGATCCTAATGCTACGCCTCCAAGAAACAAGCTGGAACGGCTGGCACCAAAGCCTAAGCTCAAGCGCCCGAAGATTTTGAAGAAGAGGAACCTCCGGAACTGCCACGCGCCAATGTCCGCCTCTGGGGGGAAAGATTGGGGCGAGAGGTGTGTGGATGTCTTTGAGGTCATGAACCAAATTGGAGAAGGAACTTATGGACAAGTTTACAAGGCTAGGGACACTAGGGCCAATGTTTTTGTTGCTCTGAAGAAGGTCAGGCTGGAGAATGAAAAGGAAGGGTTTCCGATTACGGCTGTTAGGGAGATTAAAATTCTCAGGCAGCTTAATCATAAGAATATTGTCAACCTCAGGGAAATTGTTACTGATAAGCAGGATGCTAAGGACTTCAGGAAGGACAAAGGATCCTTTTATTTGGTCTTTGAGTACATGGATCATGATCTTATGGGACTGTTGGAGTCAAAGTTGGTTGACTTTAATGAAATGAACAATGCTAGTATTATGAAGCAGCTACTTGATGGGTTGAATTATTGTCATGCCAAAAATTTTCTGCATCGGGATATCAAGTGTTCTAATATTCTTATGAATAATag AGGAGAAGTAAAACTCGCAGACTTTGGTTTAGCGCGACTCTACAACGCAGAGGACCGCCAGCGACCATATACAAACAAAGTAATAACTCTGTGGTACCGTCCTCCGGAGCTGTTACTCGGAGAAGAGCGTTACGGTCCCGCGATAGATGTCTGGAGTTGTGGGTGTATCCTCGGAGAATTATTTTGGAAGAAACCATTGTTTcag gcAAACATAGAAATGATGCAACTAGACTTGATTGCCCGAGTCTGTGGAACGCCAACACCGGCCGTGTGGCCGTCTGTGATAAAACTGCCACTTTGGCACACACTAAAAGCAAAAAAGACCTACCGAAGACGCTTGAGAGaagattttacatttttaccTCCAGCAGCTCTGGATTTATTGGACAAAATGCTGGAACTTGATCCAGAAAAACGCATCACTGCTGCCGATGCACTTAAAAGTGCTTGGTTGAGAAATATTGAACCCGaacg tatGCCTCCTCCCGACCTGCCTACCTTCCAAGACTGTCACGAGTTATGGAGCAAAAGACAACGTCGGAAGGTTCGGGAACAACTTGAGAACGCTAACGCGGGTTCGGG ATTAAAAAGACTTAAAGAAGGATACCATGTCCAAAATTTGCCCGAGGGCTTCGAGAATTCTTTTGGGGCCTCTCCGAGCTACTGCTACAGCCCCAAGGGCCCAAGGCCCATTAAGGAGAATTTTAACTCGGAGATTAGTGAAGACACTTTGGCAAAGAAGCTTAATTCACTCGCGGGTGCGCTGGGACAGGGGAAACCTATTAGAGTTGATGATTTGATGTCTCTAAGGGTTGATAATGAG AGCGATCCTAAAGCTGTACAGCTGGTCTCGGAATTACACAGCGAAATTAGGCAAGCTGCTAATGCTAGACCTACTGGGCAATTGGAAGCGCATTTGCCGCTTTTAAATCCTCCagcag TATACGCAGGAGACGACGCAGTCAGCTTAGGAAGATGGTCTCAAATCGCAACCGCGGGAATCAAGACCGCGCTCTCAGCTCTAATGTCCCGCTACGGTCTTGACAGCTGCAAGTCGCCCCAGGGTAATACTAATAAATCTAGCCAAGTTTTCCCGCCGCCTTCTTCGTCGACTCAGTCAGCATTCGgttcttaa